The Ruminococcus bovis genome includes a region encoding these proteins:
- a CDS encoding FeoA family protein, producing the protein MNTLRQAKVGDTVKVKKLHGEGAVKRRIMDMGITKGVDVKIRKVAPLGDPVEVTVRGYELSLRKADAEMIEVE; encoded by the coding sequence ATGAACACATTGCGTCAGGCTAAAGTAGGCGACACAGTAAAGGTAAAGAAACTCCATGGTGAAGGTGCTGTTAAGCGTAGAATTATGGATATGGGCATTACCAAAGGTGTAGATGTAAAAATTCGCAAGGTTGCTCCACTTGGCGATCCTGTTGAAGTTACTGTTCGTGGTTATGAGCTTTCTCTAAGAAAAGCTGATGCCGAAATGATTGAAGTAGAATAA
- a CDS encoding DMT family transporter translates to MEFLKINKKYKGVIYIILSAFCFAFMNFFVKLSGDLPTGEKAFFRNFVAFFFALFMVLKDRKNFHFNPKNLGPLLLRSLFGVFGILCNFYAIDHLVLSDASILNKMSPFFVIIFSFIILKERLTLPQGLIVFGAFIGALFVIKPDFSNADWFPSLAGFVGGACAGFAYTMVRLLGTRGEKGSFIVLFFSGFSTVVLLPLMLMDFKMFTPFQFFALIMAGLSAAGGQFGITAAYTYAPAKEVSVYDYSQIIFAAGLGFIVFGDVPDVYSFIGYGIIILMAIIMFAYNNNLWMFKNRKAK, encoded by the coding sequence GTGGAGTTTTTGAAAATTAATAAAAAGTATAAAGGTGTTATCTATATTATATTGTCAGCATTTTGCTTTGCCTTTATGAATTTCTTTGTAAAATTATCAGGTGACTTGCCAACAGGTGAAAAGGCATTTTTCCGTAACTTTGTAGCATTTTTCTTTGCACTGTTTATGGTACTAAAGGACAGGAAGAACTTTCACTTTAACCCTAAAAACTTAGGACCGTTGCTTTTAAGGTCATTGTTTGGGGTGTTTGGAATTCTGTGTAACTTCTATGCTATTGACCATTTGGTACTTAGTGATGCCTCAATCCTTAACAAAATGTCACCATTCTTTGTAATTATCTTTTCATTTATAATATTAAAAGAAAGGTTAACTTTGCCACAAGGTTTAATTGTGTTTGGTGCATTTATCGGTGCATTGTTTGTTATTAAGCCTGACTTTTCAAATGCAGATTGGTTTCCGTCATTAGCCGGATTTGTTGGTGGTGCTTGTGCCGGTTTTGCTTATACAATGGTTAGACTTCTTGGCACTAGAGGTGAGAAAGGTAGCTTTATAGTACTGTTTTTCTCAGGATTTAGTACAGTTGTATTATTGCCTTTAATGTTAATGGACTTTAAAATGTTTACACCGTTTCAGTTCTTTGCTTTGATAATGGCAGGTCTTTCTGCTGCCGGTGGACAATTCGGTATTACAGCAGCTTATACCTATGCACCGGCTAAGGAAGTTTCTGTTTATGATTATAGCCAAATTATCTTTGCTGCCGGTTTAGGATTCATTGTTTTCGGTGATGTACCGGATGTTTATTCATTTATCGGCTATGGAATTATTATATTAATGGCAATTATTATGTTCGCTTATAACAATAACTTGTGGATGTTTAAAAATAGGAAAGCTAAATAA
- the trpD gene encoding anthranilate phosphoribosyltransferase, translating to MIKEAIVKLSKRENLDIDTTKQVMNEIMSGEATEAQIGAFLTALMMKGETIDEITACATVMREKALHINPKVKVMEIVGTGGDGTGTFNISTTSAFVISAGGVPVAKHGNRSMSSKSGAADCLENLGVNLNITPERSEEVLNQCGMCFMFAQCYHKSMKYVAKPRKEIGIRNIFNILGPLTNPASASMQVMGVFSQDLCEPLAQTLINLGVKKGMVIYGLDGMDEATVTTKTYCSEIRDGKVHSYYITPEEVGLKTYPMDDLIGGNGKENAEITLDILTGKEQGAKRDIVLLNSGIAFYVAGKADSIKSGVDYAKEIIDSGKAFATKEAFVALTNE from the coding sequence ATGATTAAAGAAGCAATTGTAAAACTAAGTAAAAGAGAAAATCTTGATATAGATACAACAAAGCAAGTTATGAACGAAATTATGAGTGGTGAAGCTACTGAGGCACAGATTGGTGCATTCTTAACAGCACTTATGATGAAAGGTGAAACTATTGACGAAATCACAGCTTGTGCAACAGTTATGAGAGAAAAGGCTCTACACATTAACCCTAAAGTAAAGGTTATGGAAATTGTAGGTACAGGTGGTGACGGTACAGGTACATTCAACATTTCCACTACTTCGGCATTTGTTATTTCTGCCGGTGGTGTTCCTGTTGCAAAGCATGGTAACCGTTCAATGAGCAGTAAGTCAGGTGCTGCCGATTGTCTTGAAAACTTAGGTGTAAACCTTAACATTACACCTGAAAGAAGTGAAGAAGTACTAAACCAATGTGGTATGTGCTTTATGTTTGCACAGTGCTACCACAAGTCAATGAAGTATGTTGCTAAGCCAAGAAAAGAAATCGGTATCAGAAACATTTTTAACATTCTTGGACCTTTAACAAACCCTGCAAGTGCATCAATGCAGGTTATGGGTGTGTTTAGTCAAGATTTATGTGAGCCATTAGCACAGACACTTATCAACCTTGGTGTTAAGAAAGGTATGGTTATTTACGGTTTAGACGGTATGGATGAGGCTACTGTTACAACAAAGACTTATTGTTCAGAAATTCGTGACGGTAAGGTACATTCCTACTACATTACACCGGAAGAAGTTGGACTAAAGACTTACCCAATGGATGACCTAATCGGTGGTAACGGCAAAGAAAATGCAGAAATCACTTTAGATATTCTTACAGGCAAAGAACAAGGTGCAAAGAGAGATATTGTGCTGCTAAACTCAGGTATTGCATTTTATGTTGCAGGTAAGGCAGACTCTATTAAGTCCGGTGTTGACTATGCAAAAGAAATTATAGACAGTGGCAAGGCTTTTGCTACTAAGGAAGCATTCGTTGCTTTAACTAATGAATAA
- a CDS encoding lipase family protein — MIETLSKYNVKFTDEYFKKEITIPVIYSDEYLKSKTLDLNLARLCCTFCCCSYDEECMKRAFLDTEFTHIELLYFKPQENTASIAIAKKDNNVFIVIRGTLGEEWYNNFRTGLEDTHQGYYDTIGFLKPLIKKYISTTDNIIFTGHSRGGALANLLASELIKDGRENVFAYTFACPNVTSKDDTYSHRFSNIYNFVYEDDFITHCPLREWGYNRYGNTIKFKLRDINYKKLKKSFNELSGSNFVSFKDCNESVDNFIDTTLHLASNPYEYYHKGYLVDEEYITLYKYFQIICDIFNDKESFSAGITLLATKLSEFAPLTEFLSSGIDVPMLLSQGNANNSCAMFAHSPLTYLSLLNTQKIKLTS, encoded by the coding sequence ATGATAGAAACTTTAAGCAAGTATAATGTTAAATTTACTGATGAATACTTTAAGAAAGAAATTACTATTCCCGTAATTTACAGTGATGAATACTTAAAATCTAAGACACTTGACCTTAACTTAGCCAGGTTATGTTGCACTTTCTGTTGTTGCAGTTATGATGAAGAATGTATGAAAAGGGCATTTTTAGATACTGAATTTACCCACATAGAACTTCTTTACTTTAAGCCACAAGAAAATACTGCATCAATTGCCATAGCAAAAAAGGATAACAATGTGTTTATTGTTATCCGAGGTACTTTAGGTGAAGAATGGTACAATAATTTTCGTACAGGACTTGAGGACACTCATCAAGGTTATTACGACACAATAGGGTTTTTAAAGCCACTTATTAAGAAGTACATTAGCACAACAGACAACATTATTTTTACCGGTCATTCTCGTGGTGGTGCATTGGCAAATTTACTGGCATCTGAGTTAATAAAAGATGGCAGAGAAAATGTATTTGCCTATACTTTTGCTTGTCCTAATGTTACTTCAAAGGATGACACCTACAGTCATAGGTTTTCCAATATATATAACTTTGTGTACGAAGATGACTTTATTACCCATTGTCCCCTCAGAGAATGGGGTTATAACCGTTACGGTAACACAATTAAATTTAAATTAAGGGATATTAACTACAAAAAGCTGAAAAAATCTTTCAATGAACTTTCCGGCAGTAACTTTGTTTCTTTCAAAGATTGCAACGAAAGTGTGGATAACTTTATAGATACAACATTACACCTGGCAAGTAACCCGTATGAGTACTACCACAAAGGATATTTAGTAGATGAAGAATACATCACTCTATACAAATACTTTCAAATAATTTGTGATATTTTTAATGACAAAGAAAGTTTTTCTGCCGGTATAACACTACTTGCTACAAAGCTATCGGAATTTGCACCACTTACCGAATTTCTTTCAAGTGGTATTGATGTACCTATGCTACTTTCTCAAGGTAATGCAAACAACTCTTGTGCTATGTTTGCACATTCACCACTAACCTACCTTTCATTATTAAATACCCAAAAAATAAAACTGACCTCCTAG
- the pyk gene encoding pyruvate kinase: protein MRQTKIICTIGPACNDKETILKMIDAGMNVARFNMSHGDYGELEKTFATVKEAIAESGKNVALLLDTKGPEVRIGHIDGGKTEIVEGQDFTFFRDEVVGNNEGVSISYPKLIKKLMKYNKAKGLKLLLDDGKISMQVKKVLEDRIVCKVLVGGELGSRKSINIPDYNIDMPYVSKKDREDIDFGIKMGINVIAASFVRNGDDVRTLRDYVESIGGEHIGIISKIECQSGVDDIDEILDESDGIMVARGDMGVEIPFMEIPEIQKALIFKTVLRGKFVITATQMLESMTTCPRPTRAEISDVANAVYDGTSAVMLSGESAAGMYPVESVQALSSICEEAEAHREFSNLESLIQTYEIGSSLRQNLCYSAKQIAENIGAKAIIVESATGHVPRIMAHFRPKCPIIAVVTDETVCKKLCLYWGIVPILCDEKKTVEEITNQSKKKALETGLVKKGDTVIVLTSTRALNRAGTDTLVIRDI from the coding sequence ATGAGACAAACAAAAATCATTTGCACTATTGGCCCTGCATGTAATGACAAGGAAACTATCCTAAAGATGATTGATGCAGGTATGAATGTTGCCCGTTTCAATATGTCACATGGTGACTATGGGGAACTTGAAAAAACTTTTGCTACTGTAAAAGAAGCTATTGCCGAAAGTGGCAAGAATGTGGCACTTCTTTTGGATACAAAAGGTCCTGAAGTAAGAATCGGTCACATTGATGGTGGCAAAACAGAAATCGTTGAAGGTCAAGACTTTACTTTCTTTAGAGATGAAGTTGTTGGTAACAACGAGGGTGTTTCTATTAGTTATCCTAAACTTATTAAGAAACTAATGAAATACAATAAGGCAAAAGGCTTGAAGCTACTTCTTGATGACGGTAAAATTTCTATGCAAGTCAAGAAAGTGCTGGAAGACAGAATTGTTTGTAAGGTTCTTGTTGGTGGTGAACTTGGTTCTCGTAAGAGTATCAATATTCCTGATTACAACATTGATATGCCTTATGTTAGTAAGAAAGACAGAGAAGATATTGATTTTGGTATCAAAATGGGTATCAATGTTATTGCAGCATCATTTGTTAGAAACGGTGATGATGTTCGTACTTTAAGAGATTATGTTGAGTCTATCGGTGGTGAACATATCGGTATTATCTCAAAGATTGAGTGTCAGTCCGGTGTTGATGATATTGATGAAATTCTTGATGAATCCGATGGTATTATGGTTGCCAGAGGTGACATGGGTGTTGAAATTCCATTTATGGAAATTCCTGAAATCCAGAAGGCACTTATCTTTAAGACTGTTTTAAGAGGTAAGTTTGTTATTACTGCTACTCAGATGCTAGAAAGTATGACTACTTGTCCTAGACCTACAAGAGCAGAAATCTCCGATGTAGCTAACGCAGTTTATGACGGTACTTCAGCAGTTATGCTTAGTGGTGAATCTGCTGCCGGTATGTATCCTGTAGAAAGTGTTCAGGCTCTGTCATCTATCTGTGAAGAAGCTGAAGCACATAGAGAATTCTCTAACCTAGAGTCTTTAATTCAGACATATGAAATCGGTTCTTCACTTCGTCAGAACCTATGCTATAGTGCAAAGCAAATTGCCGAAAACATTGGTGCAAAGGCAATTATTGTAGAGTCAGCAACAGGTCATGTACCAAGAATTATGGCACACTTTAGACCAAAGTGTCCTATTATTGCAGTTGTTACTGATGAAACAGTATGCAAGAAACTTTGCCTATATTGGGGTATTGTTCCTATTCTTTGTGATGAGAAAAAGACTGTTGAAGAAATCACAAATCAAAGTAAAAAGAAAGCACTAGAAACAGGTCTTGTTAAGAAAGGTGACACAGTTATTGTTCTTACTTCAACTCGTGCATTAAACAGAGCAGGAACTGACACTCTAGTTATAAGAGATATTTAA
- the htpG gene encoding molecular chaperone HtpG → MAKKQFKSESKRLLDLMINSIYTNRDIFLREIISNASDAIDKLCFKSLTDQNVGMSREDFKIEIGTDKENRTITVSDNGIGMDEDDLENNLGVIASSGSYKFKQEMDKDDKEDIDIIGQFGVGFYSAFMVAKEITVITKKYGSDKAYKWQSTGADGYTIEECDKDTVGTQIIMKLKDNTDEENYDEYLEQYKLSSLIKKYSDYIHYPIEMEMKKSRVKEDSKDKEHPEYEDYYEKETLNSMVPIWQKPKKDVTEEEYNNFYMEKFMDYNPPLKVITTSVEGVVTYKAMLFIPSKTPFNYFTKEYKKGLQLYSSGVLIMDNCEDLLPEHFRFVKGVVDSPDVSLNISREMLQQDRVLKQMEKTLEKKIKNELASMLKKDRENYEKFYSAFGVQLKYGCVADYGMHKGELQDLLMFYSAKEKKNITLKEYVENMKEDQKYIYYATGESIESIDRLPVLELLKENDYDILYMTDEVDEFCMQALREYGEKEIRSVLNDDLGLPEENKEETEEEKSQSEGTINFMKETLGDKVADVVVSKKLKNYPVVLTAKGGVSFEMEKYFAQMNPEGGMKAQRVLEINPNSDSIKAMMSYIDTDMEKAKSYCKLLLAQAELMAGLEIENTAEYSELVLSLMK, encoded by the coding sequence GTGGCTAAGAAACAGTTTAAATCAGAGTCAAAAAGACTACTTGATCTTATGATTAATTCAATTTATACAAACAGAGATATTTTTCTAAGAGAAATTATTTCTAACGCAAGTGATGCCATTGACAAACTTTGTTTTAAGAGTTTAACTGACCAAAATGTTGGTATGAGTAGAGAAGATTTCAAAATTGAAATCGGTACAGATAAAGAAAACCGTACAATTACAGTTAGTGATAATGGTATCGGTATGGATGAAGATGATTTGGAAAATAACCTAGGTGTTATTGCTTCTTCAGGTTCATATAAGTTTAAGCAAGAAATGGACAAGGACGATAAGGAAGACATTGATATTATCGGTCAGTTCGGTGTAGGTTTCTACTCTGCATTTATGGTAGCAAAGGAAATCACAGTTATCACTAAGAAGTATGGCAGTGACAAGGCTTATAAGTGGCAGTCAACAGGTGCTGACGGTTACACAATTGAAGAATGTGACAAAGACACAGTTGGCACACAGATTATTATGAAGTTAAAGGATAACACAGATGAAGAAAACTATGATGAGTACCTAGAACAGTACAAGTTGTCTTCATTGATTAAGAAGTACAGTGACTATATCCACTATCCAATTGAAATGGAAATGAAGAAGTCCAGAGTAAAGGAAGACAGTAAGGATAAGGAACATCCTGAGTATGAGGATTACTACGAAAAGGAAACTCTAAACTCAATGGTTCCAATTTGGCAAAAGCCTAAGAAAGATGTTACAGAAGAAGAGTACAACAACTTCTATATGGAAAAGTTTATGGACTATAACCCACCACTAAAGGTTATTACAACTTCAGTTGAGGGTGTTGTAACATACAAGGCTATGCTATTTATCCCATCAAAAACTCCATTTAACTACTTTACTAAGGAATACAAGAAAGGTTTGCAACTTTATTCTTCAGGTGTCCTAATTATGGATAACTGTGAGGATTTGCTACCTGAACATTTCCGTTTTGTAAAGGGTGTTGTTGATTCTCCTGATGTATCTCTAAATATTTCAAGAGAAATGCTACAGCAGGATAGAGTTCTAAAGCAGATGGAAAAGACTCTTGAAAAGAAGATTAAGAACGAACTTGCATCAATGCTAAAGAAGGACAGAGAAAATTACGAAAAGTTCTATTCAGCATTTGGTGTTCAGCTAAAGTATGGTTGTGTTGCCGATTACGGTATGCATAAGGGTGAACTGCAAGACCTATTAATGTTCTATTCTGCTAAGGAAAAGAAGAACATTACTCTAAAAGAGTATGTTGAAAATATGAAGGAAGATCAGAAGTATATTTACTATGCAACAGGTGAAAGCATTGAGTCTATTGACAGACTACCTGTACTTGAACTTCTAAAGGAAAACGACTACGATATTCTTTATATGACTGATGAAGTTGATGAATTCTGTATGCAGGCACTTAGAGAATACGGTGAAAAAGAAATTCGTTCAGTTCTTAACGATGACCTTGGTTTACCTGAAGAAAATAAGGAAGAAACCGAAGAAGAAAAGTCACAGAGTGAGGGTACAATCAACTTTATGAAAGAAACTCTCGGTGACAAGGTTGCTGATGTTGTTGTAAGTAAAAAGCTAAAGAATTACCCTGTTGTACTGACTGCAAAGGGTGGAGTTAGCTTTGAAATGGAAAAGTACTTTGCACAGATGAACCCTGAGGGTGGTATGAAAGCACAGAGAGTACTTGAAATCAACCCTAACAGTGACAGTATCAAGGCTATGATGAGCTACATTGATACAGATATGGAAAAGGCAAAGTCCTACTGTAAGCTACTTCTTGCACAGGCTGAACTAATGGCAGGTCTTGAAATCGAAAATACTGCCGAATATAGTGAACTTGTACTATCATTGATGAAGTAA
- a CDS encoding FeoA family protein — MMPLTFLNPGEQNIIKRVGGTPEMKKHLADLGFVVGGNVTVINAVGGNIIVNVKETRVAISKEMAQKIMV; from the coding sequence ATGATGCCATTAACATTTCTAAACCCAGGTGAACAGAACATTATCAAAAGAGTAGGTGGCACACCTGAAATGAAGAAACATCTTGCTGACCTAGGATTTGTAGTAGGTGGTAATGTTACAGTAATTAACGCAGTAGGTGGTAACATTATCGTTAATGTTAAGGAAACAAGAGTAGCCATCAGTAAAGAAATGGCTCAAAAAATTATGGTCTAA
- a CDS encoding putative RNA methyltransferase — translation MFTCPICKESLQLNGKSLVCHNNHCFDYAKQGYVNLLPVQQKKSLHPGDNKEMLLARKNFLSNGHYEKILDKVASLIKEYCSSFDCYLDCGCGEGYYTCGIKERTNFANVIGTDIAKDAVRMCCSRSKEINWAVATASHLPIKSNSVDAITAIFSLLVPEEYFRVLKSGGIVVEVTAGNNHLIELKQQIYDTVFKQDKHQKDVGDIFDTLYQGNIDFKLHLEGDDLKNLLTMTPHINRIKEEKKSRLFSLNSLDLTVDCQVRVLKKP, via the coding sequence ATGTTCACTTGTCCTATTTGTAAGGAAAGTTTACAGTTAAATGGAAAATCTCTTGTATGCCATAATAACCATTGTTTTGATTATGCAAAACAAGGTTATGTAAACCTTCTGCCTGTACAACAGAAGAAAAGTTTACATCCGGGAGATAATAAAGAAATGCTACTTGCAAGAAAGAATTTCTTGTCAAATGGTCATTATGAGAAAATTTTAGATAAAGTTGCAAGTCTGATTAAAGAGTATTGCAGTTCTTTTGATTGCTACTTGGATTGTGGTTGTGGAGAAGGCTACTATACTTGTGGTATAAAGGAAAGAACAAATTTTGCTAATGTTATCGGCACAGATATTGCTAAAGATGCAGTGAGAATGTGTTGTAGCAGAAGTAAAGAAATTAACTGGGCAGTTGCTACTGCCTCCCATCTACCTATAAAGAGTAACAGTGTAGATGCAATTACTGCAATATTCTCACTTTTAGTACCTGAAGAATATTTTAGGGTGCTAAAAAGTGGTGGTATAGTGGTAGAAGTTACTGCCGGTAATAACCACTTAATTGAATTGAAACAGCAGATTTATGATACTGTTTTCAAACAAGATAAGCATCAAAAAGATGTTGGTGACATTTTTGATACATTGTATCAAGGTAACATAGATTTTAAACTTCATTTGGAAGGTGATGATTTAAAAAATTTGCTTACTATGACACCACATATTAATAGAATAAAGGAAGAGAAGAAATCAAGGCTATTTTCTCTTAACTCGTTGGACTTAACAGTTGACTGTCAGGTCAGAGTTTTGAAAAAGCCATAA
- a CDS encoding anthranilate synthase component II, protein MILLIDNYDSFSYNLVQLAGSVNPDIKVIRNDTMTVEEIEKLNPSHIIISPGPGYPKDAGICEDVIRYFKGKKPILGVCLGHQAICEVFGAEITHAKKLMHGKKSTLNIDPTCKIFNGMGDKMVGARYHSLIAKKETLPQELIVTSTDDMGEIMAVKHRDYEIYGLQFHPESILTVGGKKLLENFLDIK, encoded by the coding sequence ATGATTTTACTAATTGATAACTACGATAGTTTTTCTTACAATCTTGTTCAACTTGCCGGTAGTGTAAATCCGGACATTAAGGTTATCAGAAATGATACAATGACTGTGGAAGAAATCGAAAAGCTAAATCCAAGCCACATTATTATTTCTCCCGGTCCGGGTTATCCAAAGGATGCCGGTATCTGTGAAGATGTAATCAGATACTTTAAGGGCAAGAAACCAATCTTAGGTGTATGCCTTGGTCATCAAGCTATTTGTGAAGTTTTCGGTGCAGAAATCACTCATGCTAAAAAGCTAATGCATGGCAAGAAAAGCACACTAAACATTGACCCAACTTGCAAAATATTTAATGGTATGGGTGACAAAATGGTAGGTGCAAGATACCATTCACTAATTGCAAAAAAAGAAACTTTACCACAAGAATTAATTGTTACTTCAACTGATGATATGGGTGAAATAATGGCAGTAAAACACAGAGATTATGAAATCTACGGACTACAGTTCCATCCTGAAAGCATATTGACAGTTGGTGGCAAGAAACTACTTGAAAACTTTTTAGACATAAAGTAA
- a CDS encoding shikimate kinase: MNNIVLIGMPGSGKSTIGVILAKRLGYDFVDTDNLISDREKTTLQDIIDKKGVSEFLKIEGIVGEELNIDNTVIATGGSMVFSDSAMKNLLNGSKCVFIDVPLPEIKRRVKNIDTRGIAMEKDDTLDTLYEKRMPKYREYADITVEVKQNSKIDNVVSKILDKLK; the protein is encoded by the coding sequence ATGAATAATATAGTTTTGATAGGTATGCCAGGCAGTGGTAAAAGTACAATAGGGGTAATCCTTGCAAAGAGGCTGGGATACGACTTTGTCGATACTGATAACTTAATCAGCGACAGAGAAAAAACTACATTACAAGATATAATTGATAAAAAAGGTGTTAGCGAATTTTTGAAGATTGAGGGTATTGTGGGTGAAGAACTGAACATTGACAACACAGTTATTGCAACCGGTGGTTCAATGGTTTTTTCCGACAGTGCTATGAAAAATCTTTTGAATGGTAGCAAGTGTGTGTTTATTGATGTTCCTTTACCTGAGATTAAACGCAGAGTAAAGAACATTGATACAAGAGGTATCGCTATGGAAAAGGATGATACCCTTGATACTTTGTATGAAAAGCGTATGCCAAAGTACAGAGAATATGCCGACATTACAGTTGAAGTTAAGCAGAACAGCAAGATTGATAATGTTGTCAGCAAAATACTTGATAAGCTAAAATAA
- the trpE gene encoding anthranilate synthase component I has protein sequence MYSPSFDQVAQYKEYDVIPVSKEIYADVITPITLLRKIADKYKNYYLLESIEGGEKWARYSFFGFDPKARLYCKDGVVTIEGEGAKVVETKKPLTVLREYLSHYKTPTIKGNPPFTGGLVGYYGYSMIGYAEPTLKLKSSEFNDFDVMLCDKIIAYDHLKQKITVIVNMKTNDLENQYNKAINDIDEIVKMINDPTPVSKLTSYKDVEFKSNFTEEEYADTVNKTKEYIFDGDIFQAVISRRFETKYEGSLLNAYRVLRVTNPSPYMVFMKIGENEIISTSPETLVRYQNGRMTTFPIAGSRPRGKTEEEDIALEKDLLQDEKELSEHNMLVDLGRNDIGKISKFNSVTVTEYMKVLRYSKIMHICSEVQSDALDTVDSFDAIEAVLPAGTLSGAPKVRACEIIEELEKCPRGVYGGAIGYIDFNGNMDTCIAIRMASKIKDKVYVQAGGGIVADSIPHNEYMESYNKALAVMNAIKNAGEVEEV, from the coding sequence ATGTATTCACCAAGTTTTGATCAGGTAGCACAGTATAAAGAATATGATGTTATTCCTGTTAGCAAGGAAATTTATGCTGATGTTATCACTCCCATTACATTATTAAGAAAAATAGCAGACAAATACAAGAACTACTATCTACTGGAAAGTATCGAAGGTGGAGAAAAGTGGGCAAGATACAGTTTCTTTGGATTTGACCCAAAGGCAAGACTTTACTGCAAAGACGGTGTTGTTACTATTGAAGGTGAGGGTGCTAAGGTAGTAGAAACCAAGAAACCTCTAACAGTATTAAGAGAATACCTAAGTCACTACAAAACACCTACAATCAAGGGTAATCCTCCTTTCACAGGTGGTTTGGTTGGTTACTACGGTTATTCAATGATTGGTTATGCTGAACCAACACTAAAGTTAAAGTCAAGTGAATTTAACGACTTTGATGTTATGCTTTGTGACAAAATAATTGCTTACGACCACCTAAAACAGAAAATCACTGTTATTGTAAATATGAAAACCAATGACCTTGAAAATCAGTACAACAAGGCTATTAATGATATTGATGAAATCGTTAAAATGATTAATGACCCAACACCTGTAAGCAAGTTGACTTCTTACAAGGATGTTGAGTTTAAGTCAAACTTTACCGAAGAAGAATATGCCGATACAGTAAACAAAACTAAGGAATATATCTTTGACGGTGATATTTTCCAAGCAGTTATCAGCAGAAGATTTGAAACAAAATATGAGGGTAGCCTACTAAATGCTTACAGAGTACTTAGAGTTACAAACCCTAGTCCTTATATGGTATTTATGAAAATCGGTGAAAATGAGATTATCTCAACTTCACCTGAAACTTTGGTAAGATACCAAAACGGCAGAATGACAACATTCCCTATTGCCGGTTCAAGACCTAGAGGCAAAACAGAAGAAGAGGATATTGCACTAGAGAAAGACCTACTACAAGACGAAAAGGAACTTTCAGAACACAATATGCTGGTTGACCTAGGCAGAAACGATATTGGTAAAATCTCAAAGTTCAATTCTGTTACAGTTACAGAATATATGAAAGTTTTAAGATACTCAAAGATTATGCACATTTGCTCAGAAGTACAAAGTGATGCACTTGATACTGTTGATTCATTTGATGCAATTGAGGCAGTACTACCTGCCGGTACACTTTCAGGTGCACCAAAGGTTAGAGCTTGTGAGATTATTGAAGAATTAGAGAAATGCCCAAGAGGTGTTTATGGTGGTGCTATCGGATACATTGACTTTAATGGCAATATGGATACTTGTATCGCAATCAGAATGGCATCAAAAATTAAAGACAAAGTTTATGTTCAAGCCGGTGGTGGTATTGTAGCAGACAGTATCCCACACAATGAATATATGGAAAGCTACAACAAAGCACTTGCAGTAATGAATGCAATTAAGAATGCCGGGGAGGTTGAAGAAGTATGA